The sequence CCGTGTGTGATTTAGCTGAGAAAATTAGGGAGATGACGATGGAGCTGTTCCATCGTAGGCGAAGGATTGCTCAGAAGCTTGAAGGAAGGATTTTGCCATCTGTCTTAGCGTTGCTAAAGGCAAGGACTAGAGGTTTGGGTCACTTGTCCGTTGTAAAATGTGACAACTACATGGGTGAGGTACGAGACAACACAAATTGTATGACGAAACATGTGGTGAAAGCGGACTTGAAACAGTGTTCTTGTGAGGAATGGCAGCACACTGGGAAACCATGTCAACATGGTTTAGCCCTGATAATTGCCCAAGATTGCAGAGATGTAGGCATGGAAAATTTTGTTGACGATTATTATTCTGTTCAAAGATTCAGGATAGCATATTCAAGAAGGGTGGAACCAATTGGTGATCGATCATTATGGCCATCTGTTGATTTCGCCAGTGGAGTGTTTGCACCAATTGCAAAAAGAGGTCTTGGTAGGCAAAGAAAAAATAGAATCAAAAGCTGCCTCGAGGGTGGGAGTGGTAGAAAAAGTAGTTGCAACGACAATGAAAAAACAAGAAAGCGAGTGAAAAGGCAATACACTTGTCCTAATTGTGGTGAATTAGGACACCGCCAATCTAGCTACAAGTGCCCTTTGAATGGCACAAAAAAAGGCAATACACTTACTTCTATATGCTTAATTTATGTTACTACTCATGTACTAAATGTTTGAGTATATTTTTTTTGTGTAGGAAAAGGAAACCACGGAAGAACACCACCAAAAATTGGATTCCTAAAGAGTTGCGTACTTCACAGACCGTACCTGAAGAGAAAGAGCAAGAAGATGTTGAAGAGCCTGAAGGGGTACTACAAATATATAGTCCACGGGTTCAGAACCATCTTCTATATGCAGCACAGCCAACTACAGAGCCATCAAGTTCACCAGAACAATTCGGTGCACAAATCAGTCCACCAACTTCTCCACCACCGCCAAGGAAATGGCTTGTTAAGAAGATCACCCCCAAAAAGAGATTGAGGAATAGTGTCATTCGGCAAGGACAGAACCAGTATTCTGAGTAGCAGAACAAGTGCTGTCGACAGAACCAGTATTGCTGTTGTCCCAGGGAAAGTTGTTGTTGTCGCTAGCCACTTTCTGTTGTCGCTAGCCAGTATGTTTCTGTTAGTTTCTGTTGTTCCCAGTCGTAATGTGGTGTTGTTCACAGTACACGGTGCTGTTAGTTTCTGTTGTGGATGGTTATAATGTGGTGTCGCCAGAACATGATTCTGTTAGTGTCTGTTAGTGTCTGTTGTTCCCAGAACATGTCCGTTTTATGATTATGTTGTTCACAGTACACGGTGCTGTTAGTTTCTGTTGTTCCCAGTCAGAATTTTTTGTTCATGACCGAGACCTGGTAAATGTAGTCGATTTGGTTGTCGCCAGGTAGAATTTTTCGCCTGGCAAACTGGGCACTCTGGGAAATGGGAAATCTGGGAAATGGGAATCTGGGAATTGTGACATATGCGAAATCTGGGAAATGGGCAATCTGGGTCAGTTGCCAGGCAAACTGGTAGTCTCGTGGGGCATTCTGTTGTCGCAAACTGGTAGTCTATTTTTGGTTTGGATGAAGGCCTGGCAAACTGGTAATTGTGCAATCTGGGAATTGTGCAATCTGGGAATTGTGCAATCCTGGGAAATGGGCACTCTGGGTCAATTTGGATGAAGGCCTGGCAAACTGGTAGTCTATTTTTGGTTTCTGTTGTCGCATTGAACAACCAACATAAAACTGAATTCACCAGCTAGAGAAACAGACATAGTAGCATAGAAACACCAGCTCACTCTAAAGCAAAAAACACTCAAATAACAGACTTTTCTTAGCTGACTCTGGAGCTGGAGAAAGACCAGCTGCACCACAACCAAAATAAAACTGAATTCACCACACATAAATGGGAACTGCTTCATAAAACAGACATAGTAGCATACATAATACCTTCATCCAACAAATGCCTACTGCTCCACTACTGTTTCATGACAACAACGGTTCTACATAGTACATTTGGAGCATTACATACAAAATACCTTCATCCAAACCAAACACGAGCTCACAACTACATGTTACGATCATTGATCTCTTCGAACCTGTAGTTTATGACACGATAGTGCTCTTCAAATGAAACATTAGCTTTATTCTCTTCCCACTTCAGGTCATCGAAAACCATTTCCCATAGCTCAGGATCTTCTGTACTGTAGCCATCACCAATTTCATCATCATctaaaggatgttcatcatctacGGATGGGTTGTCATAAAGGTCCCAAGTAGGATTCTTTGTTTCCAAATCTTGTTCACAGACAATTGAAGTATTCTCTAGCATCTTGCAAACATGTTCCAGATGGCCGCAAACCTTTCCTACCTTGCCACCTTCAACTTCTGGGATTGTGGAACATAGTTTTTTAACAGACTGCAACATTGTACATTGCCTCCTCATTTCTTGAATGGAATATCGCAACGAATTCTTAATGTTCACATGATACTTGAAATCGACATTTTCCTGTGCAACAACCATACGAAAATCAAAAGCTAAGAGTTGGCGTAGTAACATAGCAATAATCACACGGCAATGGCACGCGCATCTCGCCTCCTTCTCTGCCAAAAATTGGCGTAGTTTCACATTACGTACCAGATTTGAGGAGACCTTTACTGCTTCGACCTTGTTGACGGCAACGGCGGCGA is a genomic window of Zea mays cultivar B73 chromosome 5, Zm-B73-REFERENCE-NAM-5.0, whole genome shotgun sequence containing:
- the LOC118472013 gene encoding uncharacterized protein — its product is MDVRPSQLVCDAVEAARAAAVAASEARCAAVIAEKEAKAAVEFAAVAVNKVEAVKVSSNLENVDFKYHVNIKNSLRYSIQEMRRQCTMLQSVKKLCSTIPEVEGGKVGKVCGHLEHVCKMLENTSIVCEQDLETKNPTWDLYDNPSVDDEHPLDDDEIGDGYSTEDPELWEMVFDDLKWEENKANVSFEEHYRVINYRFEEINDRNM